CTACTATACTGTATTTCAATTGGAGGACTACAAATAAATCTTACGTATACGTTTTCAATGCACTTTTATAACAGCTCTGCTATACTAAGCACTACACAcagttcttaatttaatttaaaatatctttatttataatacaacactaatcCACTTATGTAGCTACTCaaatccacttaaattttacttccttAGTCCGGTAATTACTTCgccaaaattaaaaactacctcGACCTCGATCGATAtttaagatctcgaccaattatatcatGACAATTCGTAAGCTTCGATTGGTTTCTACCGTGACTAGAAGAGGAGCCGAATACAACTTTCGATTTCGGCTAGAATTCGTGTTTCGTTCGGACActtaatacgttttattattttaataagaagtattttttcatcggatatgtaattattaatatgtactaCGAACCTAAAACCAATAGAAAGTTTggtgtaaaaatattaccatCTACAAATTAAGTAGGTACATAATGGATACATAGGAATAATTCTATCCCATACATCTTTTGGAACGGAGCGCCGTGTGACGTCAACTGACGCTTATAAGTACCGTTGTAGCAAAGTTGCCgaggttatttatatttatgatacttTTTAACCATTTTAGTGCTAAACATGTGATTGTGATGTTTGCAAATGCTTGTTCTTTGAGTAGAAGAATTAGatgattacattttacattacattaatcatatgtttttttaattattgtcattacataaacaataaaataactcgATGTTTTTATTCTTGTGGTATTTATTACTGATTTCCTTAAGCATTATAACAATCTTACCTCTCATTGTTATACGTTGCTTCATCCGAAGCATTACCTAATATAATAAGGACGTACACACTTTACTTTTAAGTGTATCAAAATACATCAGATTGTTTTTCAAATTCTACACATAATCACTGCCATGTAACGTTAGGATTAAACGGTCATATCCAAACAACATTTGGAACATCGACATACTTCCAAGTATAGTATATAACACGTATAATGCTTCGCTGTGTATTTTGCGTTATTATTTTACTGTCTATAACTAGTATCGTATCTACTCAGAGCACATCTCAAAGCAACTGATTAAGGACTTTTAAGGCTATTCCAATATAGTTAACGCAATTCGTGCACTACATAAACAAACTTGAGATAGATAATttgattcttaaataaatatttaagagacGCATCCATTTATACGATATTTCTATAAAGGCTTCAATGATTTTGTCACTGTTTGTAGtatgtaattattactaaataacatTCATGAAATCTATTTCACGTGACAGAGAGAACTTGTACAAAAGTTTTAAAGACCCGTCTTTGACTACGATTACTTATATCATAGTGTCTTTAACTCGTCTTATGTATTCTATgcatacaataaataacaataaaacttatcctaataataataacgtctGCCATGAAGAAGATAATCTTAAAGCTCGTTcacattaacttatttaatattcaaattttatataggtatagatgaatttatttaattcgtagTCTATTCATTCCCGTATTTTATCATACTATTGAGTTGAACGTTGCACAATTGTTACTACAAGCCGTGAAGGTTTCTTTGATAGTACTATCAACGTACAATAGATGTCGTACGAGTCACATCGGAATATTGAAATAGGTATTGCAAAACATTGCCATTAACTAATATATACGAATTAATGTAATGAagctaaagattttttttaaattatttgtggcACTTGATCTCTGGTCTTACCAGTCAGATTTGCGAAAAATTTTAGCAAATAAAGGCTATTTCACGCTACGCAGAATCTAACGTAACTCGCGTGAAACCGCTCAGAgaaatgcttataatatttgtataacttgCCTGACTTTGTTCTGTTTGATATCACCACCACCGCCATTTACTGgtatatatatcaccgtaaaattgtaaataccgttcgattataatttatttcaccatATTATAAGCcgtcgttttttattattatatagtccATAATTTTTCGGTTAGGttagttgattttttataattaacgtgaAACTCACTTCGAGTGATTTTAATATACCGAAAAAATAATGCGTTCTAGTTTAAGCAGTTTGTTACGGTTCAGTCTTTCGTCAGTTTCAAATTTCGCGAGGTAGATTATAATGTAACGTTATTTACAATTgtacggtgatatatatatatataccagtaTGTGGCAGATTAGTATCTAGTATAGgccataaatttatatattaccgGCCTAACTCAAGCAATTGTCGCTGCCTGAGTgcctagtttattttatttgaatatgcaAAAAAGAGTCTCTTGTTCATCTCAAATATACGATTAAACGTGGAAAATGaataatactttgaaaattaaatagacGCGACAAATTTATCGTGTAAAAAAAGAGATGTAAAGTTAACTTCCGAAGTTTTCCTgcgtattcaattttaaaacccGTAGACATTTATAGTTATGTTTTAGATTATTCCACAGATATTTCCTTAATAGACTACGTTTTATACGAAACTTAGTGAAAGACAAAAAACCAATTAACATTGGTTACACGATTCTAATGACGAATAAATAAGAACAATTGTGAATTTAATTCAGAAGAGATACTCAAAAAACCAAGGAActaattgacaatatttttttctgttttactATATTCATTATTCGGCCACTGTCGTAGTCAGATCGAAAGTCCACTATAAAAATGACGCTTACTTTAAAAACTATActaatttttttcacatttcGTAATACTAGGTTGTTTAACGGGTGTTTTGGTCCAACCTTCCtagtagtaaattaaaaaaaaatccttaccaTTCTTTGCAAATGATTAGCACCATCCTTGTACGGAGTCCCGTGCCACATCTTGGCTAAATGCCTGGCACCATAAATAGAATCTTTAGGTCCCCATTGCCTGAACGCCTCTTCACCGTCGAAGAATATAAACATAAGACTTGGTGATGAACTCTTCAACTTATCCAACTGCTTCGACATAACCGCAGCAAGATTGATCATCATAGCACAAGGCACGGCAGAATCAGTCGCCCCTGATAAACCAAGGTCAATGTCGATGTTAGTCTGATTACGTTATAAATGTTGACATTAAAAAACGAATCATTGAATGATGCTGTGAATATATCTTAGTGATCATTTATTCTTAGCTTGGTTtagttttagtattaataatttggGGTAGAATCTGAAATAATCTGAATACTAGCAGTATCAAATTATTTCAGATTCATCaccttacttattataaatgcaaataaactTTGGATGGGTGGATGTTTGCAATTTGGcacaaatattgattatattctgGAAAAGCATGTGTGCtacttttatacctaaaacctgtACCTTGAAaacataaatcttaatttaagatTGTGGTTTCACAAATATTTCATCTTGGTGATAGAGGAAAATATCATGAGGTACCTGCACGTATCTCCGATATATATCCGAGGATATTCTGCCACGTACGCCAACCGCGCATTAGACTCGTGTAGTAGAACGACCTCCCTTCTCAAAAGACGAGGAATTTTTTGCTTAACAATggaactttacttttactttagtaGTACTCTTCCaggtggtaccacccactcgtcagatattctaccgtcaaacagttttccttagtactgttgtgttatGGTTAGGGTGAGAAAGCCTgtataactaaaggcacaagggacataacatcttagctccccaGGTTTGTGACGCATTGGCAATGATAGCGTCAATGTGATGCGTTGTGACGAATATGCCCGTCAGCCTaccgatattatttaaaaaaatgttaaggattACATATTGTGAGTCCTTGTTATAGACATTGTGATGCAAGTagttaaaaattcataaaactcACCGACAAAAACATGTTCTCTTGTATACTTGCTGTCGTAATGGCACGCCAATACCAAATACCTGTCAGCATTAGGATTTAATTTGGCGATGATGTTCTTGAAATTTAATGTCCCGAAAACGGGGGTCTTCTCGGGGAACACATCTTCAGTGACATCCCAACCTAGGCCTCTCATCTCGTTTGCTATGTAATTACCAACTTTTTCATGGTTAGGAGTACCAACTACTCTCGGTATTAGAATTTCATCTAGAACCTTCTTAAACTGTTGTCTATCAGACAATTGGGCTATGTCTTTGATATTTTCATCTGTTAGTTCTTGAGCTTCATGGAAATCCTGTAAAGATTACAAAAACTCATCAAGTTGCCCTAAGAAGTAATATGGAAATATACTTATTCATTACAGTTATGGaacttaatattatgtaaacagtTTATAACATTCTAATACTACCAATATTCATAGTGTTTACAGATTATAAGAAATTTCAAATTAGATATagaatgttcaaattaataattatgagaaagacaaacaaaaataatttttgatattcAGGATGGTTTAGtggatatttaattgtaaatactaCTTACTTACCTACCTTCTTTCAGATACTCTACCTTCTTCAAAAAGtttaacattcaatttaattgtgaATTATAATGCAAAAAGGCTTGTAAGAACAAACTTGAATACAGTGCAATCATAGTTCACTAAGGAAATTCGGTATGCTTTAAAATGAAGCGTgttgtgttattataattaattatatccagtagtcagttatttattttcattcagtTTAATTCAATCACAAAATATGTGGTGAATACATTAAAGGGCAAGtttgaagtaattttttatttgagttattatatattcagtagtattattttaaaatttattttaaatcatacttGGTGTTGGATGCATGATCTAACtgcatttaaatatcattttgtaggtattaattaatttcaattaacacCTAATTATAACATCACTATACATCATGATACATATATTTCTGTTAGtggttcaaataaatttaaataaatatatgttttactttaGGATATAAGTATCGAATGATTAAACAAAGAAGGCAAGTGTTCAAGGAAATATGAAGAGCTGAACAAAGCACATTTATGATAAATGAAGCAGAAAACCTTGTGGTTTAGCGAAAGTGCCTTGATTAAGTCAAAATTGTATGTGTGTTATAAAagcaataaactttttataactttatagcAAACAAGGCTATATTTCTTGAGCATTAGATAACATTTCCCTTCAAACTATATTTGCATCAGTAATTTGggtataaaactttattaaacaacattttagaAGATTATCAACAAACTTTATTTGTTATCACATTATGTGGtacaagaaaaaaacatttgtcataggtatataagtatatatatgatatgtcttatcaatatatttttttatattttaaaacaaattacctCCAAAGATTTATCAACTACAatcacacaacaatattaatgataacaatttttaatgaatacataaatgtataaactAAAGAAGGTTACtgttcatttcattattttaagtttcagtaataaaatggcttattttatctataaaataagatttatttgcaTCACCTTAAGTAACTATGAACAGTTTAcattttgcattttaaattttatttgtgtggTTAAAACTATTGCACATATTGTatagttagtaaataaaataaatttggacatgaaaatatatttatattattaatttgattaaaaatctaaatgaattttcttattattaattattatatttattaacaaagaatattttttaaagtttcaattttataaatttatttttagaacttgTTTAAGTTTTGAATGTGCAAGAAAGTCAGTAACTTACCTTTTCTTGGTAAAACTTCAATGGTGTGTCCGTGTTTATGAAGGTAAAACATAGCACTGTTATGGATAAAGTTGTAACTATataagacatttttattattaatgtaatttaccCGTATGTCACccacatatattaaaataatactcttGTACGTGAGCAACTAACTCAACTGCACTCATTCAAGTTTAGCCTTTCACAACCTCTTACCCTGTGTTTTAGTAGGTATTTAAGTTACTTTTGACAGGTCAAGGCAGTACTGCCAGACACCGAGACTCGATTGTCCCGGAAGTCTGAAATtgagatttaataattattaaagtcttGTTGCAATTAAACTCTCATAGGTAAATttgtctttaattatattttttgatttcttaagatcagattattaatattttaatcactcCCTTAATGAAAACACagtactaatattaaatttgaaaaaatgtaaCAGTTTACCCTTAATAGtggaaatataaaagttttaaaacacTGTGCATCAAAGAATATCATTAACAAAACttggtaaaataatataataatgtaatttatttaatgcttttttttaaaatagtaattatatattacattaatattaaatagtaaggaataataaaatacattaaatataaccgaaggaatgaatgaaatgaaacttttatatttacttacatttattatattcaagccTTAAATGTTACTGACATATGCATTGGCACATAGCCGTAGCCATAtactactatttaaattaaaaaacaatcgaCGACGTAGATGATGAGTTCGTCACGGTTAATTTTCTTTAAGGCTTATCTAGTTAGTATGGGTGTTTCGTGACTGTTAATTgccttttcaaaaatattttcagtctcCTCAACGAGGTATAGTACGTAAGTAGATTGATGAGAAAATCCTAACATTGAATCGTGACCAGCAATTGGTTAAAGCTTTTCAAAGCATGCATTATAGGCATAAGAATTTCATCAAAACGCATCACTCCGTTGTGTCATTACGTAAAGTATAATGTAAGTAAAGTACTCGTGGAAACGTTTCTTCTTATTACAGTCTGAGCACCGCTGAAACTTTCACTCATCGCTGAAGCATCATCATAGCTTTTACTAGTCAACACAACTTGTATTACCTATTACATTGATTTCCATACGGTTAATTATGCATAACGGGATGCCTTCGCcagtaagataaaaaataaggaaaacatTTTAGAAAGTTTTAACGTAAAACGTCACGTAAATCTACAGTAATCAGTTCTAGAAATGTCTATTGTTTCATCAATCAGTACTGAAAAAACTTACGCCCCCTGCCTACGGCTATGCATTGGCATCAActgtaactaaaatatttttatgcgttTCAAAATAGAATTACTGTTTATACCTAATCATACATCTATTATCTTCATAATCTTTTAAATGATTCAGTGACGTCAGGCAGAGTGACGTAGTTAAGGCTTCTCCCAAAGCAATTTATCGTTCAGTACGTAAATATACGTCTtatctctaataataataaggttgaaactttcataatatttttctcttaGTGTAAGCAAAAAACTATGACAACGTATTATTATGCAAAATCTAATATTCCTTGTAGATTTAGCAGAGATGCTTACGTGGGTGACGCTATTGGTTACAAAAGAAAAGCCATTTCATACAACCACAAAGGCCCGTGACGTGAGATATAATGCTAGAGGTTATTTGTTTTCGTTcatgtattcaatatattttaaaggagttatattaatgtatttagttttgcacaaaaacaaacaataaacaacGCGTTTACTTAATTTGTTATTGTGAAACCCtcttagttaatttttattataaatattccaaaattgAGTGTAACTATAATATACGAGCAAGAAAAGATAATcaaatcgataaaataatttattacatctcTAAGTTTTGGGTATCTCCAGGAGAGATAAACTTTGTTAATACGTAcctatcataaattaaataaaaaaaatatattgttacaagGGAAACTCCAACGTACCCAGTATAACGGAAATCCCCGGATAACATTTCTCAGGAAAGGAAACTTTCTATATCTATAAatcttaaattcaaaatttctattaatttaagaCTATAATAGATATAACAATTGACGACAACGATCCCCACTGTTCTTTCCAATcgctgatatatttttttaattcccaaTTCAAATCAAAAGCATAGAATAATTGATTAAGTCACATTTAAAATAGCGCTATGAAAAAAGGTTTTTGAGTCAAATAGTTTGAGTCAAATACTAAATGGtgtaattcaaataaaagtacattttaaacaatCTTTAAGTATCAAAATGGCTTTAtctgttgttaaaataaaaaacacttagTACTATAAAGTACTTTTCGAAAAATGATGAACTTCGTTACTGTTTTATAATTccataattaacattttttacagaACCACTAAtgctacttatttttttactggttttaataatattccgtaaaaaaacacaagattaatatatataggaGTTTATCAGATTATTGTTTACTTGTCGACTAAGGTTTTTATCAAAACCTATGCTGCGTCTTAACTTATATTGCATTATGTGGACTTCAGAATATCCTGCTATTCGTACACATATATTACTTGGATATATTCTGCTAGAGAAGACAACGTCACCATCTCCGCAAAATACTTCTATCGAACTGGAATCAACGAAAATTCGTAAGTGAACGTGATCAACGGGTGACCAATACGCTCTTCGTACACCGTCAATACCACCTCGATCTACACTAATGTATCCATGTTCTGCAAAATATCCAATAATAAATCGACCAAACTTCCATTCGAATATAAGTTCAACATCTGAAAAGACTGAAGTTGAATTAACTAATAACTCAAAAGAATGACTTTCTGCTTGAAAAAATTCTCCAGGTTTATACCAAGCGTTTTCTATTAATTCTTCCCTAAGTTGAATAATTTCATCGATAGGTTTCATTAGAATTCGACCGTTTTTGTTTATACGTAATTCTCGAACCATCGTTAGCATGCTTGCCCAACCAAAGGCAGATTCAATAAACTCACTTTCCCACATTCCCAACCACCCTATTAACAATCTCCTCCCATCATTAGCGCGCATTGTTTTAACAGTGTAAAAATCATGTCCATAATCGAGTTGATTAAAAGTAGCTATAGAAACTTCCATATCATCAAACTGATTCTTAACGTAATTGAAATGTCCTAGAATATATCCCGTCTGGTATACATTTATGAACTTCCAACCATCCGCTTCTATTCCTTGGACTGAAATAATTAGGACATGGTAGCCGTCTAGTTCAAATAAATCTGGATTTTCCCACATATTACCCATATCTCCATATGAATTTACCAATGTACCATTTAATACCCAATTAAACATGTCTCTTGAGGTATATAAAACTAGCTGACCATTTCTTTCTCGGGATGTTGTTCCAACAATCATGTACCAAATGTTACGGGAACGCCAAACTTTAGGATTTCTGAACTCTCCTATTTCACTCGGTGATTCTCTTATAATAGggttaaatagatatttttgaaagaacATACCATCATCACTTATAGCTACGTTTTGTGTTTGGAATGATTCATAGCCGGATAATACATTACCCGTATAGAATAATGTCAGCAAGTTCTTATCCACTAATGCACAACCTGCCAGGCAACCATGCCTATCATAATGATCTTTTGGCATCAATGCTGTTGGAAAATGTATCCAATCTATCAAATTGTCACTAACGGCATGTCCCCAACTCACATGATCCCATGCCCCATCATATGGATgatactgaaaaaatatatgatactgCCTCTTGTAATAGATAAATCCAGTAGGGTTACTGATCCAACCTTCTGGTGCTGTTATGTGATAAATAGGTCGGTATTTCTTTTTTAGAAAACGTTTGTTgcgatttaaaaatgatttcacATGTCCAAGATCACTAAAATCTCCAGGTAAAATTAAAACCCACAATATGATGAAAAAAACAGGTATATCCATTACGCAGGTTTGATTTATGAATGATCATGAAATAATGAAGTATGATAATGAAATATGAACAACAATAGATTATGTTTACAAATTTTTCTAATAGAGTATTACATCATATATTTGTACTACGATATAATGCAATAAAcgtgtatttgtttatttgtattttacagtctatttaaaaaatatatagttttgcaTCGTTAAACCAGTTGAAAGTATCAAAATTAGGCATTGATTTAAAGGGACAGATGTATTGCATTCAAAGACACATTTTAACTAAAATCATTAGTCAAACACAATCCATAGAATATAGGCCTCACCCAAATTGCACCAAAAACTCCCGGTTCTCCGTTTTCTGCATACAGCGAAGCCTCCTTGTTCACTGAAATAaacttacttaattaatttgatttttttaaaataatttaaacatattttgatcaaataaataatatataacaaaacctttagtaa
This genomic stretch from Vanessa tameamea isolate UH-Manoa-2023 chromosome 9, ilVanTame1 primary haplotype, whole genome shotgun sequence harbors:
- the LOC113396940 gene encoding glutaminyl-peptide cyclotransferase-like → MSYIVTTLSITVLCFTFINTDTPLKFYQEKDFHEAQELTDENIKDIAQLSDRQQFKKVLDEILIPRVVGTPNHEKVGNYIANEMRGLGWDVTEDVFPEKTPVFGTLNFKNIIAKLNPNADRYLVLACHYDSKYTREHVFVGATDSAVPCAMMINLAAVMSKQLDKLKSSSPSLMFIFFDGEEAFRQWGPKDSIYGARHLAKMWHGTPYKDGANHLQRMDVLVLLDLLGCPDPVFYSYFKSTEKWYLRMATAEQRLAELGQMSVYSQGKAEQTYFRLSSSNAVIEDDHIPFMRRDVDILHIIPNPFPQIWHTAHDDMTALDFNTIDNLNKIFRVFVSEYLHLTP
- the LOC113396927 gene encoding sucrose-6-phosphate hydrolase-like, with product MDIPVFFIILWVLILPGDFSDLGHVKSFLNRNKRFLKKKYRPIYHITAPEGWISNPTGFIYYKRQYHIFFQYHPYDGAWDHVSWGHAVSDNLIDWIHFPTALMPKDHYDRHGCLAGCALVDKNLLTLFYTGNVLSGYESFQTQNVAISDDGMFFQKYLFNPIIRESPSEIGEFRNPKVWRSRNIWYMIVGTTSRERNGQLVLYTSRDMFNWVLNGTLVNSYGDMGNMWENPDLFELDGYHVLIISVQGIEADGWKFINVYQTGYILGHFNYVKNQFDDMEVSIATFNQLDYGHDFYTVKTMRANDGRRLLIGWLGMWESEFIESAFGWASMLTMVRELRINKNGRILMKPIDEIIQLREELIENAWYKPGEFFQAESHSFELLVNSTSVFSDVELIFEWKFGRFIIGYFAEHGYISVDRGGIDGVRRAYWSPVDHVHLRIFVDSSSIEVFCGDGDVVFSSRIYPSNICVRIAGYSEVHIMQYKLRRSIGFDKNLSRQVNNNLINSYIY